CGAGCcacccccccccgccccgccccggccgtCTGCAGGGGGGGGGCCGGCAAGCCCCGCACGCCGAGGAAGCAGAGtcatttaaaagagaaaagaaagcaaagtatatatatataaatatctataaatatctataaataCGTTTTAAAACCTTTGTAAAAGTTTGGAGGGGTTTTTAGGCCTGTGCAGGTGGAGGGGGCACGGCGGGCGCTGCcgggggagggtggggagggggggggcacacggtttattattattaaattccttttttttttgttgttgttgttgagaTTTTAGTGGATTTAGAGTCGGGGGGCACCGGGcgggccctgccccggccccccaGGCGGGGAGGGGACTgtggggggcacagggtggTGCCAGTCCCGGCCTCGCGGGGATGGGGGGCCCGGCCCTGCCGGCACGGGGAGGACGGGGAggggggacggggggggggggctggcTCCAGAATAAAGTTTATTTATTCTAGTGCCTGGCTCGTTATTCTTGTGCGGGTaccaggggaggagggggagccGGGGTGGCGAGGAGATGATCAGGCTGTGGCACCCCAAGCCCTCTTTGAGGGGGGGTGTTCTttgctgcaggagggcagcccAGGGCCCCCCATATTGCTCTCCCTGTCTCGTCATCCCCAAAGACTGGGACAGAACcctttggggtccccccccaGTACCCTAAAGCTCTGATCTTCCCACCCCTGAGGCCGCAGTCATGTCCCTCTATGCCAGGGGCCAGCCCTGATGCATTTGTGACACTCCCAGCACAGGGTttgggggcagccctggccctccCATGCCGGGCTGGGGGGTCAGGGGTGTTCCTGCCACTGCGCAGGCATGGGacctgtttattttctttttgtccggtttttttttttttttttttttccagcagctgccGGGTGAGCCCTGTGTCCGCCGCCCACAACAGGAaccggggggcaccgggggcaccggggcacggcccagcccggcccggcgagGGCCGAGACCCCTCTGGGGCCGGGAGATGCGCTGGCACCGCCGGGCTGACACCGGCCACGGCTCATCCCAGCTCACACAGTGAGGTCCCCGCGCGGGTGGGGTCCCTCCGCAGCCCCCCCGGGAGCCGGGCCCCGCTCCTGCGGGCGGTGGCagcagccgggccgggccgggggcccCTTGCGCAGGAGATGGGCGAGCTCGGCCAGGCTGAGCAGCGCCGAGACCAGTCCCACCACGAAGTAGAAGTGGATGAAGACGGTTTTCTCGGTGGGGCGGGAGACGAAGCAGTCGACGCGGTGCGGGCAGGGCCGGCGGCGGCACACGAAGAGCGGCTGCACCCTGAAGCCGTAGAGCAGCGCCTGGCCCAGCAGGAAGCCCAGCTCGGCGGCGATCCGAGCCACCACGCTGCCCACGTAGAAGGGCTGGAGGCGGCGGGCGCGCTGACCCGGAGCCCCCCCGCGCCCCGGCTTGGCCGCCTGGTGCACGGCGAAGATGACGAAGAGAGCGGCGGGCGCCGAGAGCACGACGACGTGGAAGACGAGGAAGCGATAGTGGGAGATGGGGAAGGCGGCGTCGTAGCACACGGGTTTGCAGCCC
The DNA window shown above is from Molothrus aeneus isolate 106 chromosome 28, BPBGC_Maene_1.0, whole genome shotgun sequence and carries:
- the GJD3 gene encoding gap junction delta-3 protein, with protein sequence MGEWGFLSSLLDAVQEHSPMVGRFWLVVMLLFRILVLATVGSDVFEDEQEEFVCNTQQPGCKPVCYDAAFPISHYRFLVFHVVVLSAPAALFVIFAVHQAAKPGRGGAPGQRARRLQPFYVGSVVARIAAELGFLLGQALLYGFRVQPLFVCRRRPCPHRVDCFVSRPTEKTVFIHFYFVVGLVSALLSLAELAHLLRKGPPARPGCCHRPQERGPAPGGAAEGPHPRGDLTV